In Malus sylvestris chromosome 15, drMalSylv7.2, whole genome shotgun sequence, a single genomic region encodes these proteins:
- the LOC126601607 gene encoding cytochrome P450 CYP82D47-like, with protein MDSLPYVNSITAGLFTVIIVFYYLSRRWRAANHKRKLSPPEAKGGWPIFGHLPLFGGSIPPHLTLGAMADKYGPIFTIRLGVHPSLVISSSEIAKECFTTKDLSIISRPRMVVLDHVSYDYAMFGFGPGGPFWREIRKLVTLELLSVRKVELLKHIRVSEVATFLKELHELWSTKKKEGSKDGVVVELKQWLGDMTLNVILTMVAGKRYSVAAAGDEKKEARKVQTALRELFDYLGMFLLGDAVPYLRWLDWGGHEKAMKKSATEMHAIVEEWVEEHKQRRAKGDAKGEQDFIDAMLSVLDGADLGNFDADTIVKATSLNVIAGGGDTTMVTLTWAISLLLNNPHVMKKALNELDIKIGRQRVVSEEDLSNLVYLQAIVKETLRLYPVGPLAGPRMFNEDCTIAGYHIRKGTRFFPNLWKIQIDPKNWPEPLEFKPERFLTTHKDIDLKGQHFELIPFGSGRRSCPGLAFGLQMVQFTLASFLHAFEISNPSSAPVDMTESFGMTNVRAAPLNVLIKPRLSSELYG; from the exons ATGGATTCTCTCCCATATGTAAACTCTATCACTGCTGGCTTGTTCACAGTAATCATCGTGTTCTATTACTTGTCACGAAGATGGAGAGCTGCAAATCACAAGCGCAAATTATCACCACCTGAAGCCAAGGGCGGTTGGCCTATATTTGGTCACCTTCCTTTGTTTGGAGGCTCCATACCTCCTCACTTAACTTTGGGAGCCATGGCGGACAAGTACGGACCCATTTTCACTATCCGCCTTGGCGTCCATCCGTCGTTGGTGATAAGCAGCAGTGAGATCGCAAAAGAATGCTTCACAACCAAAGACTTGAGCATAATCTCACGCCCAAGGATGGTGGTTCTAGACCACGTTAGCTACGACTACGCCATGTTTGGGTTCGGACCAGGTGGACCCTTTTGGCGAGAAATTCGCAAGCTAGTCACCTTGGAGTTGCTCTCAGTCCGGAAGGTTGAGCTGCTCAAGCACATTCGAGTGTCGGAAGTGGCTACTTTCTTAAAAGAATTGCACGAACTTTGGAGTACAAAGAAAAAGGAGGGCTCGAAAGATGGAGTGGTTGTAGAGCTAAAGCAATGGCTTGGGGACATGACGCTGAACGTGATTCTTACAATGGTGGCCGGAAAGCGGTATTCCGTGGCTGCCGCTGGGGATGAGAAGAAAGAAGCGCGTAAGGTTCAGACTGCATTGAGGGAGTTATTTGATTATCTGGGCATGTTTTTGCTGGGTGATGCGGTTCCTTATCTGCGGTGGTTGGATTGGGGTGGACATGAGAAGGCAATGAAGAAAAGTGCAACGGAAATGCACGCCATTGTTGAAGAGTGGGTTGAAGAGCATAAGCAGAGGAGAGCAAAAGGTGATGCAAAAGGAGAACAGGACTTCATAGATGCGATGCTTTCTGTGCTTGATGGTGCAGACCTTGGCAATTTTGATGCTGATACGATCGTCAAAGCCACAAGCTTG AATGTTATTGCAGGAGGTGGCGACACCACCATGGTGACATTGACCTGGGCAATATCGTTATTGCTGAACAACCCTCACGTTATGAAAAAAGCCCTAAATGAACTAGACATCAAAATAGGCAGACAAAGAGTTGTGAGTGAGGAAGATTTAAGCAACTTGGTCTACCTCCAAGCTATTGTGAAGGAGACGTTACGTTTGTACCCAGTAGGACCATTAGCAGGGCCACGTATGTTCAATGAAGATTGCACCATTGCTGGCTACCATATTCGAAAGGGCACCCGCTTCTTCCCAAACCTCTGGAAGATCCAAATTGACCCGAAAAATTGGCCCGAGCCACTTGAGTTCAAGCCAGAGAGATTTCTTACGACGCACAAGGACATTGATCTGAAGGGTCAACATTTTGAGCTTATTCCTTTTGGAAGTGGTAGAAGATCATGCCCTGGTTTGGCATTTGGCCTTCAAATGGTGCAATTTACATTGGCTAGTTTTCTACATGCGTTTGAAATCTCAAACCCATCAAGTGCCCCAGTTGATATGACAGAGAGTTTTGGAATGACCAACGTTAGGGCAGCTCCACTCAATGTTCTCATCAAACCTCGCTTATCTTCTGAACTCTATGGATAA